In the Acetobacterium sp. KB-1 genome, ATATTGGCTATGCAGCATGGTCGTAACTTTGCTGACCTTTTAAAAAACGCCGGCATTACTGTGGAAGTGGTAACCGGAAGTCTCAAAGCCAAAGAGAAGCGCGAAATTCTTGAGCGGGTAGCAAAGGGAGCAGTATCGGTAATTATCGGCACCCACGCGCTGATTCAACAGTCGGTGGAATACTATAACCTGGGGTTGGTGATCACCGACGAACAACATCGTTTTGGGGTAAAGCAGCGGAGTCAGTTAGCATTAAAAGGTAGAAAGCCCCACACCATGGTTATGAGTGCTACGCCAATCCCGAGAACCCTGGCTTTGATCCTGTACGGAGATTTGTCGGTTTCTTATATCGATGAACTGCCCAAAGGCCGAAAACCGATTAAAACCTACTGCTATAATGAAGCGTCACTGTATAAAATTCTGGGCTTTGTCGAGGAGCAAATGTCAAAAGGTCGGCAGACCTTTGTGATATGTCCATTTATCGAGGCATCAGATGAGCTTCTAGAGGTTCGCGATACGGAATCGGTGTATTTGGAATTACTACAAAAAATTGATCCGAAATATCGAATGGCATGCCTTCATGGTCGTCTAAAAAGTGAGACTAAAGAAGCGATCATTCAGGCATTTAATCAGGGTCAGATCGATTGTCTGGTGGCAACCAGTATTATTGAGGTTGGTATTGACGTGCCTAACGTTAGTACAATGATTATTCTCAGTGCCGAACGATTTGGGCTATCCCAACTCCATCAGCTGCGTGGTCGGGTGGGGCGGGGAAATCATCAGTCTTTTTGCTTTCTGGTCACCAATTCTAAAAGCGAAGATACCCTGGCCCGGATGAAGGTGATTGTAAACAATCGTGACGGACGAAAGATTGCCGACGAGGATTTTAAATTGCGGGGACCAGGAGATTATTTTGGGTTTAAACAGCACGGCTTGCCCAAATTGGGTTTACTTGATCCCACCCAGGAACTGGTCTTGATTAAACGAACAAAAGAGATCGCCGAGGTTATTTTTGAATCTACCAGTCAGGAAATGATGACCTTTCAACACGACGTATTAAAATCATTTTATATTGAGATAGCAGATATATCATTTAACTAGGAGGAAAAATGCGAATAATTGCCGGGGAGAAGCGTGGAAAAAAATTGGTGACGATCACTGGTGATACGATCCGACCAACAGCAGACAAAATCAAAGGGGCAATTTTCAATAGTCTCCAGAATGAAATTAGAGAAGCAGCCGTATTTGTGGACTTGTTTTCGGGTACGGGGGCGATGGGTCTGGAAGCGTTGAGTCGCGGCGTGGCGTTGGGGTATTTTTTTGATTGCTCCAGTGAAAGTATAAAAACAACAAAAAAAAACATTGATCTGTTGGGTTATGAAGACCGGTCCCGGGTATTTAATCAGTCTGCCCGCAGTGGGGTGGAAATGCTGACCCGCGATCAGGTCCAGTGTGACATTATCTTTATGGATCCTCCTTACTGTCAGGTCGATGAGATTTACCAATTACTTGAAATGATTTCTGAAAAAGAAATTCTGACTGAAAATGGAAAATTAGTGATAGAAACAGAAAAATCTGTTATAATGCCATTAGTAAAAAATAAATTAACGTGTTACAAATCAAAAAAGTATGGTATCACGACAATTAGTTATTATTCTAGGGAGAATTATGAACACAAAAATTGCAGTTTACCCCGGGAGTTTTGATCCCATAACCAAAGGTCATCTTGACATGATTGAAAGAGCAGCAAAAATATTCGATAAGGTGATCGTTTGTGTGATGGTTAACAGCAGCAAAAATTATCTTTTTACCTGTGAAGAACGGGTCGCGTTGATTAAAAATGTTCTTTCTGGAATCGAAAACGTTGAGGTTGATTTTTATGACGGACTTCTGATCGATTATGTCAGAATGAGAAAAACCAATATCATTGTCAAGGGGCTTCGGGCTTTTTTGGATTTTGAATATGAATTTCAAATGGCATTAACCAATAAGCATCTTGATAATGAGATTGAAACATTTTTTATGATAACAAGTAATAAACATTCGTATTTAAGCTCGACGTTGGTAAAGGAACTTGTTAAATATCAGGGCGACGTATCTGATTTTTTACCAAAAAGTGTAGAGAAAGCGATACAAAAGAAGTATGAGGAAGGATGTATGAAATGAGGGTACTTGACTTATTAGCAGAATTAGAAGAAGTCGTGGAAAAAGGAAACACGCTTCCTTTTTCATCAAAAGCGTTAGTAAATCCTGAAGAAGTGATCGAAATTATTGATGAAATCAGGGATTCACTGCCAGAAGAACTGGCAGAAGCAAAAAAAATTGTTGCCGAGCGGAAAAAAATTATTTTTGCAGCCCAAAGTGAAGCTGACCATATCAAAGCTGAGGCTGAAAAGCGACTTAGAGAATTAATTGACACCAATGAAATAACAAAAACCGCGACCGCTAATGCTAATGAGATTATGCGAAACGCAAACACAAGTGCGAAGGCTTTAAAAACAGGCACGCAAAACTATGCTGATAAGCTACTCTATAGTTTTCAGATACAGTTAAAAGAATTAAACGATCAAATTGAACAGAATCGGCGTGAATTAAAAAATATGAAATAATTGGTATGTCAGGGGTTGTGTGATGAACACGGCCTTTTTT is a window encoding:
- the recG gene encoding ATP-dependent DNA helicase RecG; amino-acid sequence: MMKWEDSLEKIKGVGPKRREALEKAGIKSVGDLLSYYPRRYIDRNVFGSSAQVYEDQEISIKATILDRGRLNRIRGNLSIFSVPLLWEEKKIAAVFFNQPYLKGSFQENQDYYFYGKVKKNHGDIKITNPQFVSANHPGNFFELTPVYRKIQGLPGSVIPKTLSQLFTAELEVPDAMPAEIRSSEKLLDMKSALKAIHFPKKPEDVVRGIDRLKFNEALKINMGIMAGAREKRYSDIDINLFAGLEPFIGSLPYDLTASQRSVIGDMIADLKSGQVMNRLVQGDVGSGKTVIAVIAACLMAQNGYQTAYMAPTEILAMQHGRNFADLLKNAGITVEVVTGSLKAKEKREILERVAKGAVSVIIGTHALIQQSVEYYNLGLVITDEQHRFGVKQRSQLALKGRKPHTMVMSATPIPRTLALILYGDLSVSYIDELPKGRKPIKTYCYNEASLYKILGFVEEQMSKGRQTFVICPFIEASDELLEVRDTESVYLELLQKIDPKYRMACLHGRLKSETKEAIIQAFNQGQIDCLVATSIIEVGIDVPNVSTMIILSAERFGLSQLHQLRGRVGRGNHQSFCFLVTNSKSEDTLARMKVIVNNRDGRKIADEDFKLRGPGDYFGFKQHGLPKLGLLDPTQELVLIKRTKEIAEVIFESTSQEMMTFQHDVLKSFYIEIADISFN
- the coaD gene encoding pantetheine-phosphate adenylyltransferase; protein product: MNTKIAVYPGSFDPITKGHLDMIERAAKIFDKVIVCVMVNSSKNYLFTCEERVALIKNVLSGIENVEVDFYDGLLIDYVRMRKTNIIVKGLRAFLDFEYEFQMALTNKHLDNEIETFFMITSNKHSYLSSTLVKELVKYQGDVSDFLPKSVEKAIQKKYEEGCMK
- the rsmD gene encoding 16S rRNA (guanine(966)-N(2))-methyltransferase RsmD, with the translated sequence MRIIAGEKRGKKLVTITGDTIRPTADKIKGAIFNSLQNEIREAAVFVDLFSGTGAMGLEALSRGVALGYFFDCSSESIKTTKKNIDLLGYEDRSRVFNQSARSGVEMLTRDQVQCDIIFMDPPYCQVDEIYQLLEMISEKEILTENGKLVIETEKSVIMPLVKNKLTCYKSKKYGITTISYYSRENYEHKNCSLPREF